In a genomic window of Cyprinus carpio isolate SPL01 chromosome A10, ASM1834038v1, whole genome shotgun sequence:
- the LOC109097211 gene encoding unconventional myosin-XVIIIa-like isoform X2, producing MFHLIKKDKNREKDGTKKEKKEKKEKKERMSQAELKSLEEMSVRRGFFHIHRSSSKREAKGKLEISSPIPIKVVRNTELNLTEADLRKLFTQGTITPTSSDDIKLDQDVHRSSIKEQAVKYDSMKKQNSQVPTNLSFSQKSKEERPSGSTAPSGQNSTIPSPQVEVKVFNPPPLYTPQHPISPAKIVQVPEIVDQTFPADLRLPDVAPPQIPAPRELEIQRRNTGDFGFSLRRTTMMDQQPDGSLYRKVVHFAEPGAGNKDLTLGLVPGDRLVEINGRNVESKSRDEIVEMIRLSGDTVHLKVQPIVELSELSRYWLRNTRGPYRDVYEVKTEEQLAAEKAWYNTEKVWLVHKDGFSLATQLKMEMGSLPEGKVKVRLEHDGTILEVDEDDVEKANPLSYDRVEDLSSLLYLNESSILHTLRQRYGGNLIHTYAGPNLLVINPLSTPALYSEKVMQMFKGCRREETAPHIFAIAQSAYHQLLTTRQDQTIVLLGKSGSGKTTNCQHLLQYLVTIAAGSGKVYSAEKWQAVYTVLEAFGNCSTAMNVNASRFSHIVSLDFDQAGQVASASVQTMLLEKFRVTRRPEAESSFNVFYYLMAGADAALKTELHFNHFAENSTFGLLPHSKPEEKQKATQQFTKLQAAMKVLGISAEEQKTVWLILGAIYHLGAAGATKVGRKQFARHEWAQKAAYLLGCTLEELSSAIFKTQGKGTLPRSSSVRQSTDDTDSSVSKATAAECLEFMASGLYAELFTLIISLINRALKSSQHSLCSLLIVDTPGFQNPRQVKNQRGATFEELCHNYAQERLQMLFQERTFVRELERYKEENIEITLDDLEPSPSRSVAVVDQSSSQTLVRTLSRTDEARGLFWLMEEEVLQPGGSEETLLQRLFSYYGPAEGESTGHTVVLKSENTHHFLLGHSHGTDWVEYDTHGWLNLARLNPTPQNAANLLQNSQKKSISGMFVGRSSSAAVLTGSIAGLEGVSQLAMRRATSMRKTFTTGMATVKKKSLCLQIKLQVDALLDIVRRSRVHFVHCLLPRAEVLRATGSPEESCDPGLMQMDVALLRAQIHGFKLLDSLSIYRQGYPDHMVFSEFRRRFDVLAPHLTKKLGRNYIVKDEKRAVEELLESLELEKSSYHMGLSRVFFRAGTVAKLEGQRDEHTRQNITLFQATCRGFLSRQAFKKRKIQDLAIRCVQKNIKKIRGVKDWPWWKLFTTVRPLVEVQLTEEQIRGKDEEIMHLKLKLEKVEKERNELRLTSDRLESRITELTAELSDERNSAESTSQLLETETSERLRLEKDMKDMQGKFDAVQKQMESMEMEIMEARLLQASEFNGEVENDGDDSGGEWRLKYERVIKDTEFTKKKLQQEMDDKLETEQQNKRHLERKLGDLQADHEESQRSVQQLKKKCQRLAAELQDTKLHLENQEGRNHELERKQRKFDVEKNQFQEELQKERNQRDKLGRERDVLTGEVFTIRQQLQEKDTELCTVRLKVEQLESELQDLSSQESKDEASLAKVKKQLRDLEAKVKDQEEELDEQAGTIQMLEQAKLRLEMEMERLRQTHSKELDCKDEEVEEIRLSCSKKLKQMEVQLEEEYEDKQKVLREKRDLESKLMMAQEQVGQRDVETEKRLRKDLKRTKVLLADAQMMLDHLKSNVPSKREIIALKNKLEESEFACTAAVKARKSMELEIEDLHIQMDDITKAKMALEEQISRLQREKNDLQSRFEEDQEDMNELMKKHKAAVTQSTRDLVQISDLQTQVEEAMKEKQEIQDKLHSLQSQLEFQEQSMVEKSLVSRQEAKIRELETKLEYERTQTKRLESLVTRLKENLEKMTEERDQRIASENREKDQNKRMQRQTRDIKEEMTELSKKEAEASRRKHELEMDIESLEAANQSLQADLKLAFKRIGDLQAAMEDEMETDDDDDLINSLHMVTKYQKRKNKTGDESDMDSEVEDRVDGVKSLFSKSKGSTKTLSDEGTQKTTSPPLYRLHSKQHDEDNTGPEEDTKQTESTILKDSNGDGQPSESAA from the exons ATGTTCCACTTgatcaaaaaagataaaaacagggAGAAGGATGGAACAAAAaaggagaagaaggagaagaaagagaaaaaagaacgAATGTCTCAAGCCGAACTGAAGAGTCTAGAGGAAATGAGTGTGAGGAGAGGTTTCTTTCACATTCATCGAAGCAGCTCTAAACGAGAGGCAAAAGGAAAGCTGGAGATTTCCAGTCCCATTCCCATTAAGGTGGTCCGAAACACAGAGCTCAACCTGACAGAAGCAGACCTCAGGAAACTCTTTACTCAGGGTACCATAACACCCACGAGCAGTGATGACATTAAGCTTGACCAAGACGTCCACCGGTCATCCATCAAAGAACAGGCGGTCAAGTACGACTCCATGAAAAAGCAGAATTCTCAAGTCCCAACAAATCTTTCGTTTTCACAGAAGAGCAAAGAGGAAAGGCCTTCAGGGTCAACTGCACCATCAGGGCAGAACTCCACCATTCCCTCACCTCAGGTAGAGGTCAAGGTATTCAATCCACCGCCTCTATATACACCTCAGCATCCCATCAGCCCTGCAAAGATTGTCCAGGTCCCAGAGATAGTGGACCAAACATTCCCAGCAGACTTGCGCTTGCCTGATGTGGCGCCTCCACAGATTCCTGCACCAAGAGAGTTGGAAATTCAGCGCCGCAACACGGGAGATTTTGGCTTTTCCCTTCGTCGCACCACCATGATGGACCAGCAGCCCGATGGGTCGCTCTACAGAAAGGTGGTTCACTTTGCCGAGCCCGGCGCTGGGAATAAGGACCTGACTCTGGGGCTGGTACCAGGTGACCGTCTGGTAGAGATCAATGGGAGGAACGTGGAAAGTAAAAGCAGGGATGAGATCGTGGAGATGATCAGGCTGTCTGGAGACACGGTACATCTGAAGGTGCAGCCCATCGTGGAGTTGAGCGAGCTGAGCCGCTACTGGTTGAGGAACACCAGAGGTCCATACCGCGATGTTTACGAG GTGAAGACGGAGGAGCAGCTTGCTGCAGAGAAGGCCTGGTACAACACTGAGAAAGTCTGGCTTGTCCATAAAGATGGCTTCTCTTTGG ctACACAGCTCAAGATGGAGATGGGATCACTCCCAGAGGGGAAAGTGAAGGTCAGACTGGAGCATGATGGGACCATACTGGAAGTGGACGAGGATGATGTGGAGAAG gcaAATCCTCTATCATATGATCGAGTGGAGGATCTCTCCTCTCTTCTGTACCTCAACGAGTCTAGCATCCTTCACACCCTTCGCCAGCGCTATGGTGGAAACCTCATTCACACCTACGCTGGGCCAAACCTGCTGGTGATCAATCCTCTCAGCACCCCTGCCTTGTACTCAGAGAAG GTGATGCAGATGTTTAAGGGCTGCCGGAGAGAAGAAACAGCCCCTCACATTTTTGCTATTGCTCAGTCTGCATATCATCAGCTGCTGACCACACGTCAGGATCAGACCATCGTGCTGCTGGGCAAGAGTGGCAGTGGAAAAACCACTAACTGCCAGCACCTGCTGCAGTACCTGGTCACCATTGCAGCTGGCAGTGGAAAGGTGTATTCag CTGAGAAATGGCAGGCGGTCTACACGGTTCTGGAGGCGTTCGGGAACTGCAGTACAGCTATGAATGTGAACGCCAGTCGCTTCTCTCACATAGTCTCTCTTGACTTCGACCAGGCAGGACAGGTGGCCTCTGCCTCTGTTCAG ACCATGTTGCTGGAGAAGTTCAGAGTGACCAGACGACCAGAAGCAGAATCAAGCTTCAATGTGTTTTACTATCTGATGGCTGGAGCAGATGCAGCTCTAAA GACTGAACTTCATTTTAATCACTTTGCTGAGAACAGCACGTTTGGGCTCCTCCCTCACTCGAAG CCCGAGGAAAAGCAGAAAGCCACTCAGCAGTTTACTAAGCTACAGGCTGCCATGAAGGTCCTGGGCATCTCTGCTGAAGAACAGAAAACCGTGTGGCTGATCTTAGGGGCCATATACCACCTCGGGGCCGCTGGCGCCACCAAAG TGGGCCGAAAGCAGTTTGCCAGGCATGAGTGGGCACAAAAAGCAGCATATCTCCTGGGCTGCACGCTGGAAGAGCTGTCGTCCGCCATCTTTAAAACGCAGGGCAAGGGCACCCTTCCCCGCTCCTCAAGTGTCCGGCAGAGTACGGATGATACGGATAGctcag TGTCTAAAGCAACAGCAGCTGAGTGTTTGGAGTTCATGGCGTCTGGTTTATATGCCGAGCTTTTCACACTCATCATCTCTCTCATTAACAG AGCGCTGAAGTCCAGTCAGcattctctctgttctctgctgATTGTGGACACACCAGGCTTCCAGAACCCTCGTCAGGTGAAGAACCAGCGTGGGGCCACGTTTGAGGAGCTCTGTCATAATTACGCTCAGGAACGTCTGCAGATGCTGTTCCAGGAGCGAACATTCGTACGGGAACTGGAGCGTTACAAAGAG GAAAACATTGAGATCACTCTGGATGACCTGGAGCCCAGCCCTTCTCGCTCCGTAGCTGTGGTTGATCAGTCCTCCAGTCAGACCCTG GTACGTACTCTGTCCCGGACAGATGAGGCCAGAGGCTTGTTCTGGCTGATGGAGGAGGAGGTTTTGCAGCCGGGAGGGTCTGAGGAAACACTCCTGCAGCGACTCTTCAGTTACTACGGCCCTGCAGAGGGAGAGAGCACAg GCCACACCGTGGTGCTTAAAAGTGAAAACACACATCACTTCCTGCTCGGCCACAGTCATGGGACAGATTGGGTGGAATATGACACTCATGGATGGCTGAACCTAGCCAGGCTAAATCCCACCCCCCAGAACGCAGCCAATCTGCTGCAGAACTCCCAGAA GAAGAGCATCAGTGGGATGTTTGTAGGCCGCTCCAGCAGTGCTGCGGTTCTGACAGGCTCTATCGCTGGACTGGAGGGTGTCTCTCAGCTCGCTATGCGTCGGGCCACCAGCATGAGGAAGACCTTCACCACAGGCATGGCAACTGTCAAAAAGAAGTCTCTCTGTCTTCAGATTAAACTCCAAGTG GATGCATTGTTGGACATCGTCCGCAGATCCAGGGTTCACTTTGTCCATTGTCTGTTACCCCGAGCGGAGGTTCTGAGGGCCACAGGGTCCCCAGAGGAGAGTTGTGACCCTGGACTCATGCAGATGGATGTGGCTTTGCTCAGGGCCCAGATCCATGGCTTCAAACTGCTGGACAGCTTGAGCATTTACAGACAAG GTTACCCTGATCACATGGTCTTCTCTGAGTTCAGAAGACGCTTTGACGTTTTGGCCCCTCACCTGACCAAGAAACTGGGCCGAAACTACATTGTGAAGGATGAGAAACGA GCAGTAGAGGAGCTTTTGGAGTCTTTGGAATTAGAGAAGAGCAGCTATCACATGGGCCTGAGCAGG gtGTTCTTCAGGGCTGGAACAGTGGCTAAACTAGAGGGACAGAGGGATGAACACACCAGACAGAACATCACACTGTTCCAGGCCACCTGCAGGGGCTTTCTGTCTCGACAGGCCTTCAAAAAGAGGAAG ATCCAGGATTTGGCCATCCGTTGTGTCCAGAAGAACATTAAGAAGATTCGTGGTGTGAAGGACTGGCCCTGGTGGAAGCTCTTCACCACTGTACGACCTCTAGTGGAGGTTCAGCTCACCGAAGAACAGATTCGCGGAAAAGAT GAGGAGATCATGCATCTGAAATTGAAGCTGGAGAAGGTGGAGAAGGAAAGAAATGAGCTACGGCTGACCTCGGATCGTCTGGAGAGCCGA atCACAGAGCTGACAGCAGAGCTTTCGGATGAGAGAAATTCTGCGGAGTCCACATCCCAGCTGCTGGAGACGGAAACAAGCGAGAGACTGCGTTTGGAGAAGGACATGAAGGATATGCAG GGGAAGTTTGACGCTGTACAGAAACAGATGGAGTCCATGGAGATGGAGATCATGGAGGCCAGACTCCTCCAAGCATCAGAATTCAATGGCGAGGTGGAAAATGATGGCGATGATTCTg GTGGTGAATGGAGGCTGAAATATGAACGTGTCATCAAAGACACAGAATTCACAAAGAAAAAGCTCCAGCAGGAGATGGATGACAAGCTggagacagaacaacagaacaaGAGACACTTGGAGAGAAAA TTAGGGGACTTGCAGGCTGACCACGAGGAGTCCCAGCGTTCAGTCCAGCAGCTAAAGAAGAAATGCCAGCGGCTGGCAGCTGAACTGCAAGACACCAAACTGCACCTGGAAAATCAAGAGGGACGCAACCATGAGCTTGAGAGAAAGCAGAGGAA GTTTGATGTGGAGAAGAACCAGTTTCAAGAGGAACTACAGAAGGAGAGGAACCAGCGGGATAAACTGGGGCGCGAGAGAGATGTGCTAACTGGCGAGGTGTTTACAATCAGACAACAGCTACAG GAGAAGGACACAGAGCTGTGTACGGTCAGACTGAAGGTAGAGCAGCTGGAATCCGAGCTCCAGGATCTCTCCTCTCAGGAGTCGAAAGACGAGGCTTCACTCGCAAAGGTTAAGAAGCAACTGCGTGACCTGGAAGCAAAGGTCAAAGATCAAGAGGAGGAGCTTGATGAACAGGCTGGAACCATTCAGATGCTGGAACAG GCTAAACTCCGTTTGGAAATGGAGATGGAGAGACTGAGACAAACGCACTCTAAAGAGCTGGACTGTAAAGATGAGGAAGTGGAGGAGATCAGACTGTCCTGCAGTAAGAAG CTGAAGCAGATGGAAGTGCAGTTAGAGGAGGAATATGAAGATAAACAGAAAGTTCTGAGAGAAAAGAGAGACCTGGAGTCCAAACTGATGATGGCACAGGAACAG GTTGGTCAGAGGGATGTAGAGACAGAGAAACGTCTCAGGAAGGACCTGAAGCGTACAAAAGTTCTTCTGGCTGATGCACAGATGATGCTGGACCACCTAAAGAGTAATGTGCCCAGCAAAAGAGAGATCATCGCACTCAAAAATAAG TTGGAGGAGTCAGAGTTTGCCTGCACAGCTGCAGTTAAAGCACGCAAGTCCATGGAGCTGGAAATTGAAGACCTTCATATCCAGATGGACGACATCACCAAAGCTAAGATGGCT CTGGAGGAGCAGATAAGTCGTCTACAGAGAGAGAAGAACGACCTGCAGTCTCGCTTTGAGGAGGATCAGGAGGACATGAACGAACTCATGAAGAAACACAAAGCTGCAGTGACTCAG tctaCAAGAGATCTGGTGCAGATCAGTGACCTGCAAACCCAGGTGGAGGAGGCCATGAAGGAAAAACAAGAGATCCAGGACAAG cttcaTTCCCTGCAGTCACAGCTTGAATTTCAGGAACAATCTATGGTGGAGAAATCGCTGGTCAGCCGCCAGGAAGCCAAAATCCGTGAACTAGAGACCAAACTAGAATATGAGAGGACCCAGACCAAACGTCTGGAG TCTCTTGTAACAAGGCTGAAGGAAAACCTGGAGAAGATGACTGAGGAACGAGACCAGCGTATTGCCAGCGAAAACCGGGAGAAGGATCAGAACAAGCGCATGCAACGGCAGACCCGGGACATTAAGGAAGAGATGACTGAACTGTCTAAGAAAGAGGCAGAAGCCAGTCGCAGAAAACATGAGCTG GAAATGGATATTGAAAGTCTggaagcagccaatcagagcttaCAAGCAGATTTGAAGTTGGCCTTTAAGCGGATTGGAGACCTGCAGGCTGCTATGGAAGATGAAATGGAGacggatgatgatgatgacctCATCAACAG tTTACACATGGTGACAAAGTAtcagaaaagaaagaacaaaac TGGAGATGAATCGGATATGGACTCTGAAGTGGAGGACCGCGTGGATGGGGTGAAGTCATTGTTCTCCAAGAGCAAAGGATCCACCAAGACACTCTCTGATGAGGGCACCCAGAAGACCACCAG cCCCCCTCTCTACAGACTACACTCAAAGCAACATGATGAAGACAACACTGGACCAGAGGAAGACACTAAACAAACTGAAAGTACTATACTTAAAGACAGTAATGGTGATGGCCAACCTTCGGAAAGCGCTGCATAG